From the Eremothecium cymbalariae DBVPG#7215 chromosome 6, complete sequence genome, one window contains:
- the SHR3 gene encoding Shr3p (similar to Ashbya gossypii ABL137W): MVNFTYKDVCTVGTALILMSTSFIMGVFFSNQTYDYHILFNPKMTQEHYDNALRHYQTLFYTSPRVFYAFGAVVSLGLIGSLARVYKPNPELQLFEYGSLGMFVLGICVFLTNIKTGVESSIHGDWGEVTQNQGLAVIASSNIILLIVFTGVLVLQGGLWYTEWDYQQRLNQFHKEEGQKQVTQSETSSNSAAASTAKVGKGNKKSKKE, encoded by the coding sequence ATGGTCAATTTTACCTACAAAGATGTCTGTACAGTTGGAACAGCTCTAATTTTAATGTCTACGTCTTTCATTATGggggttttcttttcgAATCAGACCTACGATTACcatattttattcaatCCAAAGATGACGCAAGAACACTATGACAATGCTTTAAGACATTACCAAACGTTATTCTACACTTCTCCAAGGGTTTTTTATGCATTTGGAGCAGTGGTTTCTTTGGGATTAATTGGATCTCTTGCTAGGGTTTACAAGCCTAACCCAGAATTgcaattatttgaatatggATCCTTGGGTATGTTTGTTCTAGGTATCTGTGTCTTCTTGACTAATATCAAGACAGGTGTAGAATCATCTATTCATGGAGATTGGGGTGAAGTTACTCAAAACCAAGGATTGGCTGTTATTGCGTCTTCCAACATCATTTTGCTGATAGTTTTCACGGGGGTTCTTGTTTTACAAGGAGGCTTGTGGTACACTGAGTGGGATTATCAGCAAAGATTAAATCAATTTcacaaagaagaaggtcaAAAGCAAGTTACACAGTCTGAGACTTCCAGTAACTCTGCTGCTGCAAGTACTGCGAAAGTTGGCAAGGGTAACAAAAAATCGAAAAAGGAATAA
- the MRPL22 gene encoding mitochondrial 54S ribosomal protein uL22m (similar to Ashbya gossypii ABL136C) → MISRYLIGLSKTRVFNVVGCRGFISSGSLLGSTSKNGSLFGSITKGADVLSNDDPTKTSSRLGLAADAMDKEEMEMDKELKNKVTLQSDSELNEYIVKQQQPIKLAPDLLLSPLKRQIYEANCKLNGGFYKKDTIVRLPNSSAEYKLKLSREEIDALEPSVYVKSYRIKSSMKKATLLLRLLNGLDLKKAITQCHFSDKGISREVGELLQKGLEDGRKLGLDENDLYISQIWTGSDGVWGKRVDIKGRGRAGVIRHRFVHIRCILKTKSVTKKRLEYENSLKELRKKPWVQLADKPVRGSMGGVYRW, encoded by the coding sequence ATGATCTCTAGATATCTGATCGGTCTCTCCAAGACCAGAGTTTTTAATGTGGTCGGTTGTAGAGGCTTTATATCGAGTGGTAGTTTGCTAGGCTCTACAAGCAAAAATGGATCGCTATTTGGTTCCATAACTAAGGGCGCTGATGTTCTTTCTAATGATGATCCAACTAAGACTTCCAGTAGATTGGGCTTGGCGGCTGATGCGATGGATAAGGAAGAGATGGAAATGGATAAAGAACTGAAGAATAAGGTTACGTTACAATCGGACAGTGAActaaatgaatatattgttaAACAGCAACAGCCTATAAAACTTGCGCCTGACTTGTTGCTTTCGCCTTTAAAACGTCAAATCTATGAAGCCAATTGTAAGTTGAATGGTGGCTTCTACAAAAAGGACACTATTGTCAGACttccaaattcttcagCTGAATATAAACTCAAACTGTCCCGCGAGGAGATAGATGCTTTAGAACCAAGCGTCTACGTGAAATCTTATAGAATAAAGTCTTCAATGAAAAAGGCCACACTATTGTTACGGTTATTGAATGGATTAGATTTAAAAAAGGCCATTACTCAGTGTCATTTCTCGGATAAAGGGATATCTCGTGAAGTTGGTGAATTGTTACAAAAAGGTCTAGAAGATGGACGTAAATTAGGCcttgatgaaaatgatttatatatatcacaaATCTGGACAGGTAGTGACGGGGTTTGGGGCAAACGTGTAGATATTAAAGGAAGAGGCAGAGCAGGTGTGATCAGACACCGTTTCGTGCATATTAGGTGTATTCTAAAGACCAAGAGCGTTACGAAGAAAAGATTAGAATACGAAAATAGTCTAAAGGAATTGCGGAAAAAGCCCTGGGTTCAACTAGCAGATAAGCCTGTTAGAGGTAGCATGGGAGGTGTATACAGATGGTAA
- the RPS3 gene encoding 40S ribosomal uS3 domain-containing protein (similar to Ashbya gossypii ABL138W), protein MGVCSFHIRTPDFRSFVFFRRLGFPFSRSESTLATRSTVLSSGKICKRYIDKTHLDKVLDGYLERGLDRSEDTHVSVKVSPIKRMVTVISKKRKLVADGVFYAELNEFFTRELAEEGYSGVEVRVTPTTTEVIIRATRTQDVLGENGRRINELTLLVQKRFKYQPGTIVLFAERVQERGLSAVAQAESLKFKLLNGLAIRRAAYGVVRYVMESGAKGCEVVISGKLRAARAKSMKFSDGFLIHSGQPVNDFIDTATRHVLLRQGVLGIKVKIMKDPSKARTGPTALPDAVEIIEPKDEDVVKEPSVKDYRPKKDLQVSSIPEEVSEAA, encoded by the coding sequence ATGGGTGTTTGTAGTTTCCACATCCGTACACCGGATTTTCGGAGCTTCGTCTTTTTTCGTCGTCTTGGTTTCCCATTCTCCCGTTCGGAAAGCACGCTAGCGACGCGGAGTACGGTTCTCTCCTCTGGAAAAATCTGTAAGCGATATATTGATAAAACGCATCTTGATAAGGTTTTGGATGGATACTTGGAAAGGGGATTAGATAGATCAGAAGACACGCACGTATCTGTCAAAGTTAGTCCCATTAAAAGGATGGTCACTGTTATTTCCAAGAAGAGAAAGCTAGTCGCTGACGGTGTTTTCTACGCCGAATTGAATGAGTTCTTCACCAGAGAGTTGGCTGAGGAAGGTTACTCTGGTGTTGAGGTTAGAGTTACTCCAACCACTACTGAAGTCATCATTAGAGCAACCAGAACTCAAGATGTTTTGGGTGAAAACGGTAGAAGAATCAACGAATTGACTTTGTTGGTTCAGAAGAGATTCAAGTACCAACCAGGTACTATTGTGTTGTTTGCCGAGAGAGTTCAAGAGCGTGGTTTGTCCGCTGTTGCTCAAGCCGAGTCCTTGAAATTCAAGTTGTTGAACGGTTTGGCCATCAGAAGAGCTGCTTACGGTGTTGTCAGATACGTTATGGAATCTGGTGCCAAGGGTTGTGAGGTTGTTATTTCCGGTAAGTTGAGAGCTGCAAGAGCCAAGTCTATGAAGTTTTCTGATGGTTTCTTGATCCACTCTGGTCAGCCAGTAAACGACTTCATTGACACTGCTACCAGACACGTTTTATTGAGACAAGGTGTTTTGGGTATTAAGGTCAAGATCATGAAGGACCCATCTAAGGCTAGAACTGGTCCAACCGCCTTACCAGATGCTGTCGAGATTATTGAGCcaaaggatgaagatgtcGTTAAGGAGCCATCTGTCAAGGATTACAGACCAAAGAAAGACCTGCAGGTTTCTTCCATTCCTGAGGAGGTTTCTGAGGCTGCTTAA
- the RHO5 gene encoding Rho family GTPase RHO5 (similar to Ashbya gossypii ABL139C) translates to MRSVKCVIVGDGAVGKTSLLISYTTNSFPQDYIPTVFDNYSTTIAVPDPQSSTGEQQLFKLNLWDTAGQEEYDRLRPLSYPQTDIFLICFSVNEPVSFINVSEKWFPEIRHNTNYENMELFLECGKYPILLVGTKADLRDDEHEEDRLREMNTDFVSQPEIDRIVHQCGFMGYVECSAATQEGIREVFERAIDCVVYKPERLINKNKKHSMSNSSKLPLDNNYSGQHEHLIDIKAKNAKFDNSHTSNNGFHSSLGIDAGSSREVGRYGNNKQQNGNSDKSNKMKRRRKLRCIIL, encoded by the coding sequence ATGAGATCTGTCAAGTGTGTTATAGTAGGCGATGGTGCGGTAGGCAAAACTTCATTGTTAATTTCATACACTACTAACAGTTTTCCTCAAGATTATATTCCAACGGTATTTGATAATTATTCAACTACAATCGCTGTTCCTGATCCGCAGTCGTCTACTGGTGAACAACAATTGTTCAAGTTAAACTTATGGGATACTGCTGGACAGGAAGAATATGATAGGTTGAGGCCGTTGTCATATCCTCAAACAGACATCTTTCTCATATGCTTTAGTGTTAACGAGCCTGTCAGTTTTATAAATGTTTCAGAAAAATGGTTTCCAGAGATAAGACACAATACAAATTATGAAAATATGGAGTTATTCCTTGAATGCGGTAAATATCCAATTCTACTAGTCGGCACCAAGGCTGACTTAAGAGACGATGAGCATGAAGAGGACAGACTACGGGAAATGAATACTGATTTCGTATCGCAACCAGAGATCGATCGTATTGTGCATCAATGTGGATTCATGGGTTATGTTGAATGTTCAGCTGCCACACAAGAAGGTATCCGTGAAGTTTTCGAACGTGCTATAGATTGTGTGGTATATAAACCGGAGAgattaataaataaaaacaaaaaacattCAATGagtaattcatcaaaactGCCACTAGACAATAACTATTCCGGTCAGCATGAACACCTGATAGACATCAAGGCTAAAAATGCTAAATTTGACAACAGTCATACATCTAACAATGGATTTCATAGTTCCTTGGGGATAGATGCAGGTTCTTCACGAGAAGTAGGTAGGtatggtaataataaacaGCAGAATGGTAATAGCGacaaatcaaacaaaatgAAGAGAAGGAGAAAACTTAGATGCATCATCTTGTAA
- the PBR1 gene encoding putative oxidoreductase (similar to Ashbya gossypii ABL140W), which produces MPLNILGTALIEGTDKIPYYGILKKVLPYAVTIGLVKYWSRGKSNTWERNLHSRVYIIAGATSQGMGTSVALDMARRGAQLIILMRNIDEWASEWCEQLRVQTKNEMIYLEQCDLSDLYQVRKFATTWLDNSPPRRLDGCIIMSGNMEPFGWPWSRTAMTRRSSVDGLELQLATNYVGVFHLLHLLQPSFKAQPPDRNVRIIVTTCFLQALGTAHPDDPLWMAEKYDKPLRFFGGSKLQLSLAMLELQRRIFNGIKKDNTDGRSGKNVSVTLVDPGLMRSTSLRRVISNGSIWLLLILYCTVLYPLLWLFTKNGFRGAQVILHAVMTPELEEVNRTDPEKVLYMVDCQNTSFTRKEFQDQNLQRELYDNTVKEISELEKKIATRRNRNKKGNTTKATFKRG; this is translated from the coding sequence ATGccattgaatatattgGGAACTGCCCTAATCGAAGGTACGGACAAAATACCGTACTATGGTATACTTAAGAAGGTGTTACCGTATGCGGTCACTATAGGCTTAGTGAAGTACTGGTCACGAGGGAAAAGTAACACATGGGAACGGAACTTGCATAGCAGGGTTTATATTATTGCAGGAGCGACATCGCAAGGGATGGGAACGTCGGTTGCGTTGGATATGGCGCGGAGGGGTGCTCAGTTGATTATATTAATGCGGAACATTGATGAATGGGCAAGCGAATGGTGTGAACAGCTAAGAGTGCAAACGAAGAACgaaatgatatatttagaaCAATGTGACCTGAGCGATCTGTATCAAGTGAGAAAGTTTGCTACAACGTGGTTAGACAATTCCCCACCAAGACGTTTGGATGGCTGCATTATAATGTCGGGTAACATGGAGCCCTTTGGCTGGCCCTGGTCACGCACAGCAATGACTAGAAGATCTAGTGTGGATGGATTAGAGTTGCAACTTGCTACAAACTATGTGGGCGTGTTCCATTTACTGCATTTGTTGCAGCCAAGCTTCAAAGCACAACCCCCGGATAGGAACGTCCGAATCATTGTTACTACATGCTTTTTGCAGGCTTTGGGTACGGCTCATCCAGATGATCCATTGTGGATGGCGgaaaaatatgataaaCCTCTCCGCTTTTTTGGTGGCTCCAAACTGCAGTTAAGCTTGGCGATGTTGGAATTGCAGCGTCGCATTTTTAACGGAATCAAAAAAGACAATACAGATGGGCGTAGCGGAAAGAATGTGAGCGTTACATTAGTTGATCCAGGTCTCATGAGGTCTACATCTTTGAGACGCGTGATCAGTAACGGATCCATTTGGCTGTTACTGATATTATACTGCACTGTTCTTTATCCACTCCTATGgctttttacaaaaaacGGATTTCGTGGTGCGCAGGTAATCCTTCATGCCGTCATGACGCctgaattggaagaagtCAATAGAACCGACCCAGAAAAGGTCTTATACATGGTTGACTGTCAAAATACGAGTTTTACTCGCAAAGAGTTTCAAGATCAGAATCTACAGAGAGAACTATACGATAATACAGTTAAAGAAATCTCTGAATTGGAGAAAAAGATAGCGACCAGGCGAAATCgtaataaaaaaggaaatacTACTAAGGCAACTTTCAAAAGAGGTTAG
- the TDA7 gene encoding Tda7p (similar to Ashbya gossypii ABL135C) has translation MMPYNNTSSPAINIESPKVYPPSSFSSDSKTGLMLYPEVISAISKESLSLGGIPSSSSLESLLYSATSESTETPKHTGDLTLVGSSSSAISSRLTESNTSGQLLDSNSGGDTSRSATSYVQPSVSPTPLPTSEAPNTSGHTSVAAVRDTMPSRKATESGQSTLYQSSSLSLVYSTAIVAPSDTPSSVQQLHSHNTLFEVTTLESQTHATSVTSSSGDSDAESSSSSENDGRESTEDTSDLSVTFVTLTVSLNPTVVIHSTVLSTVYPTPSQTTQDRSSIPPISSINLDAIPTDKTYVIYTQNYQFTASYTTFNTGLPVTSVMPTEVYSTFSTPTSVITTDVGLYKAWSNNLFGNPTPSANPYKGSKKNMIIGTVLGSVCGFFFCLSVFCFMLFRKKKALRKSKAERGFTHEIGCRLDYPVTEQHDRSRGNVGVGLSADLPPLLKSKYRLGVHKKKRSESALKEFYKRRDLSNGRRASIDSTNSSNPFRDEFDFQQRTQPPPVPPRVLRPAVHMQTSRATLKLNGLFNRYSYVSSVNDETTDNLSSDIYSSESGSIPILLAPRSRSDAANPSQVTHVGSQSFLKEVL, from the coding sequence ATGATGCCTTACAATAATACAAGCAGTCCAGCGATTAATATAGAATCTCCGAAGGTATACCCACCGTCGAGCTTTTCTTCTGACAGCAAAACAGGGCTTATGTTATATCCAGAAGTTATATCTGCAATTTCAAAAGAGAGTTTATCTCTAGGAGGGATCCCTTCTTCTAGTAGTTTAGAGagtttattatattcagCGACATCTGAATCAACGGAAACTCCTAAGCATACCGGCGATTTAACATTAGTGGGTTCATCGAGTTCGGCAATTTCGTCCCGTTTGACGGAGTCGAATACATCTGGTCAACTACTCGATAGTAATTCTGGTGGTGATACTTCCCGTTCTGCTACTTCCTATGTCCAGCCCTCAGTATCTCCTACTCCATTGCCTACTTCAGAGGCACCAAATACTTCTGGCCACACCTCTGTAGCCGCAGTTCGTGATACTATGCCTTCTAGGAAGGCGACCGAATCTGGTCAAAGCACCTTATACCAGAGCTCATCACTATCTCTTGTTTATTCTACTGCAATAGTTGCACCTTCCGATACCCCTTCATCCGTCCAACAGTTGCATTCACATAATACTTTATTTGAAGTAACCACTCTCGAAAGTCAGACCCACGCAACGAGCGTTACTTCATCCTCAGGAGACAGCGATGCTGAAAGTTCATCTAGTAGTGAAAATGATGGAAGAGAAAGCACGGAGGATACATCCGATTTATCAGTGACTTTTGTCACTCTTACGGTCTCTCTAAATCCAACGGTGGTTATACATTCGACAGTTCTTTCAACGGTATATCCGACGCCTTCACAGACTACTCAAGACAGGAGCAGTATTCCTCCGATCTCCTCAATCAACCTAGACGCAATACCCACAGATAAAACCTATGTCATCTATACACAAAACTACCAATTCACTGCATCATATACAACATTCAACACGGGTCTGCCGGTTACGTCAGTCATGCCTACCGAAGTTTACTCTACATTCTCCACACCAACTTCAGTTATAACCACAGATGTGGGTCTATACAAGGCATGGTCAAACAATCTCTTTGGTAACCCTACCCCTTCTGCTAACCCATACAAAGGgtctaaaaaaaatatgattatTGGAACTGTTCTAGGATCAGTTTGTggcttctttttttgtttatctgtattttgttttatgCTTTTTCGTAAGAAGAAGGCCCTACGAAAGTCAAAAGCTGAAAGAGGATTTACCCACGAGATAGGTTGTAGGCTCGATTATCCAGTGACTGAACAACATGATAGATCCAGAGGCAATGTTGGTGTGGGCCTTTCTGCCGACTTGCCACCTTTACTGAAGAGCAAATATCGTCTGGGGGTCCACAAGAAGAAACGTTCTGAATCCGCACTCAAGGAATTCTATAAACGTAGAGACCTCTCCAACGGCCGCAGAGCAAGTATAGACAGTACAAATTCCAGTAATCCTTTCAGAGATGAATTCGACTTTCAACAGCGAACTCAGCCTCCACCAGTCCCTCCCCGTGTGTTGCGACCTGCAGTACATATGCAGACATCACGAGCCACATTAAAACTCAATGGACTCTTTAATAGATACTCTTATGTGAGTTCAGTGAATGATGAAACCACTGATAACCTTTCATCCGATATCTATAGTTCTGAAAGTGGATCAATCCCGATTCTTCTAGCTCCCAGAAGTAGATCTGACGCAGCAAATCCAAGCCAGGTCACACATGTAGGTTCTCAAAGTTTTCTTAAAGAGGTACTCTAA